In one window of Maribacter sp. BPC-D8 DNA:
- a CDS encoding VCBS repeat-containing protein, translated as MLQLLKITREKILIISYLITSTLLVLACSNQKKKPISNVASNELSNQKIFENIPSVHSQITFSNDLKENIETYDNVFNFDYFYNGAGVGVEDINNDGLLDIFFSGNQVDNKLYLNKGNLVFEDISASAGINFNKKWSNGVTFVDINNDGWQDIYISQGGPNNRSNRNNLLYINNQDNTFTESAKEYGIDDPGISTQTAFFDYDKDGDLDCIVMNENELYGLDPISLLKAVKTSSETKYFNSSHFYKNVDGKYIDVTKEVGLENPIFGLGLCVSDINDDGYLDIYISSDYYLPDALYINTKNGSFKNSIKELTQHISFYGMGLDIADINNDNLQDIFVLDMASNDHFRAKTLMASMSTDKFNYLTTTAGFQYQYMFNSLQLNLGQNHYSNISQLTSMASSDWSWSVLMSDYDNDGLKDIFITNGYRKYALDNDFQNKVYKTKVKYKGNIPNNIKQQLYDEMPSESLSNLMYKNEGNLNFKERANAWGLEELTFSNGAAEGDFDNDGDLDLIINNIDQKALLYKNNTVEYDRGNFLKVTAKSTTTESFAKVSISYDNKNQYEEIKRVRGYMSSQENAAHFGIGNSTTIDTVKIEWPSGKISYQFDVKSNSTLTFSEKDASLISKETTIDKNPFFIAKNEQEYHLDFKHKETTYDDFAQEILLPYKQSNTGPFTSKGDINGDGKVDLYIGGGSGQPGSLYVQTENGFIKQTPIPFQLDKGKEDAESVFFDFDNDNDLDLYVVSGGNEYGESSSYYADRLYLNDGTGNFHKMDMPVLLSFPKSGKSVTIIDFDKDGDNDVLVGNRIIPHNYPKHSPSILYENDNGILKNVTENIAPELENFGLINSIITTDFNNDGWQDFIAVGEWTPIGIFENINGKFQRLSTKGTALNTKGWWFKIKETDVNNDGNKDYIIGNVGRNIKFTASEDKPFKIYSNDFDNDGINDVVLSKKYHETYVPVRGRECSSQQMPFIKEKFTTYNDFAQATMEDIYGDKLKDSYSKEVTEFNSILLLNKGNNKFEKITLPNEAQLFPTLAISVFDLNKDGFEDCVISGNIYETEVETPRLDAISGLALISNGKDGYIPATMESTGLYLKGNVKSMESLKYKDRTLLIAGFNNDKLRTFELTKN; from the coding sequence ATGCTACAGCTATTAAAGATTACAAGAGAAAAAATATTGATTATTAGCTATTTGATTACATCAACATTGCTAGTTTTAGCATGTTCTAATCAGAAAAAAAAACCAATAAGTAATGTAGCATCCAATGAATTAAGTAATCAAAAAATATTTGAAAATATACCAAGTGTACATAGCCAAATAACATTTAGCAATGACCTTAAAGAAAACATAGAAACGTATGACAACGTTTTTAATTTTGATTATTTCTATAATGGTGCCGGCGTTGGTGTTGAAGACATAAACAACGACGGACTATTAGATATATTCTTTTCAGGAAACCAGGTAGACAACAAGTTATATCTGAACAAAGGCAATCTTGTTTTTGAAGATATATCTGCTAGTGCTGGTATTAACTTTAATAAAAAATGGAGTAATGGCGTAACCTTTGTTGATATTAACAATGATGGATGGCAAGATATCTACATATCTCAAGGCGGGCCTAACAATAGAAGTAACAGAAACAATCTATTATACATTAATAATCAAGACAACACTTTTACAGAAAGTGCAAAAGAATATGGAATAGACGATCCCGGAATCTCTACTCAAACAGCATTTTTCGATTATGATAAAGATGGTGATCTTGATTGCATAGTAATGAATGAGAATGAACTGTATGGCTTAGACCCTATCTCTCTGCTTAAAGCAGTTAAAACATCTTCAGAAACCAAATACTTCAATAGTAGTCACTTCTACAAAAATGTTGATGGAAAATATATTGATGTAACTAAAGAAGTAGGCTTAGAAAACCCAATATTTGGATTAGGATTATGTGTCTCTGACATTAATGACGATGGGTATTTAGACATCTATATTTCTAGCGACTACTACTTACCTGACGCCCTATATATAAACACCAAGAATGGTAGTTTCAAGAACTCAATAAAAGAACTTACCCAACATATTTCATTTTATGGTATGGGCTTAGATATTGCTGATATTAACAATGATAATTTACAAGACATATTTGTTTTAGATATGGCTTCTAATGATCATTTTAGAGCCAAAACACTTATGGCCTCTATGAGTACAGATAAGTTTAATTACCTAACTACTACAGCCGGTTTTCAATACCAATACATGTTCAATTCACTTCAATTGAATTTAGGCCAAAACCACTACTCAAACATATCTCAACTTACATCAATGGCAAGCTCAGATTGGAGCTGGTCTGTTTTAATGTCAGACTACGATAATGACGGGTTAAAAGATATTTTTATCACTAATGGCTATAGAAAATATGCCCTAGACAATGATTTTCAGAACAAAGTATACAAAACTAAAGTAAAATATAAAGGCAACATACCTAATAACATAAAGCAACAGTTATATGATGAAATGCCATCAGAGAGCTTAAGCAACCTAATGTATAAAAACGAGGGTAACCTAAACTTTAAAGAGAGAGCTAACGCATGGGGATTAGAAGAGCTAACCTTTAGCAATGGTGCTGCGGAAGGAGATTTTGATAATGATGGTGACCTAGATTTAATAATCAATAATATAGACCAAAAGGCTTTATTGTATAAAAACAACACGGTAGAATACGACCGAGGAAACTTTCTAAAAGTAACTGCAAAAAGCACAACAACAGAGTCTTTTGCTAAAGTTAGCATCTCATATGATAATAAAAATCAATATGAAGAGATAAAAAGAGTTAGAGGTTATATGTCTTCTCAAGAAAATGCTGCACATTTTGGCATAGGTAACTCTACAACTATAGATACTGTAAAAATCGAATGGCCTAGCGGTAAAATATCGTATCAATTCGATGTGAAATCAAACTCAACTTTAACTTTTTCAGAAAAAGATGCCAGTCTAATTTCTAAAGAAACAACAATTGATAAAAATCCTTTCTTTATCGCAAAAAATGAACAGGAATATCATTTAGATTTCAAACACAAAGAAACCACCTATGATGACTTTGCACAAGAAATCCTTTTACCTTACAAGCAATCTAATACCGGACCATTTACATCTAAAGGCGATATTAATGGTGATGGAAAAGTAGATTTATACATAGGTGGTGGATCTGGGCAGCCAGGCAGCTTATACGTACAAACCGAAAATGGGTTTATCAAACAAACCCCAATACCTTTTCAACTAGATAAAGGAAAAGAAGATGCCGAATCGGTTTTCTTCGATTTTGATAACGATAATGATTTAGACCTTTATGTAGTAAGTGGTGGAAATGAATATGGCGAAAGCTCTTCTTATTATGCTGACAGGTTATACCTAAATGATGGTACTGGTAATTTTCATAAGATGGATATGCCTGTTTTACTATCATTTCCAAAAAGCGGAAAATCGGTAACCATAATAGATTTTGATAAAGACGGTGATAATGATGTTTTGGTAGGAAATAGAATTATACCACATAACTATCCAAAACATAGCCCTTCAATTCTTTATGAAAATGACAATGGTATATTAAAAAATGTTACTGAAAATATAGCCCCTGAATTAGAAAACTTCGGATTAATCAACAGTATAATCACTACAGATTTTAATAATGATGGCTGGCAAGATTTTATTGCGGTTGGTGAGTGGACACCAATAGGAATATTTGAAAATATAAACGGAAAATTTCAACGCCTTTCAACTAAAGGGACAGCACTTAACACCAAAGGCTGGTGGTTTAAAATTAAAGAAACAGATGTAAATAATGATGGTAACAAAGATTACATTATTGGGAATGTTGGCAGAAATATAAAGTTCACGGCAAGCGAGGATAAACCATTCAAAATTTATTCTAATGATTTTGATAATGATGGTATTAACGATGTAGTCTTAAGTAAAAAATACCACGAAACCTATGTACCCGTAAGGGGAAGGGAATGCTCATCTCAGCAGATGCCGTTTATCAAAGAAAAATTTACCACCTATAATGATTTCGCACAAGCCACAATGGAAGATATATATGGCGACAAGTTAAAAGATTCATATTCTAAAGAAGTAACAGAATTCAACTCTATTCTACTTCTAAACAAAGGCAATAATAAGTTTGAGAAAATAACTTTACCAAATGAAGCACAATTATTTCCGACTTTGGCAATATCAGTTTTTGATTTGAATAAAGATGGATTTGAAGATTGCGTTATATCTGGTAACATCTATGAAACAGAAGTTGAAACGCCAAGACTAGATGCTATATCTGGTTTAGCACTAATTTCAAATGGGAAAGATGGTTATATACCCGCAACTATGGAAAGTACCGGATTATATTTGAAAGGCAACGTAAAAAGTATGGAATCACTAAAATACAAAGACCGCACCTTACTTATTGCAGGTTTTAACAATGACAAACTGAGAACATTCGAATTAACAAAAAATTAA
- a CDS encoding SusC/RagA family TonB-linked outer membrane protein: MRTKLNGLLTLLLALVVHISFAQQKTVSGTVTDQGGLPLPGVNIVVEGTTTGTQTDFDGNYSIMAAQGETLLFTYIGQKAVRKSVGAGSTVSVQMEEDAQALEEVVVTAQGIKREKKALGFAVSSVGEEDLESRSEGDVARVLSGKASGVQITAAGGMSGSATNVVVRGLSSFSGSNQALFVVDGVPFSSDTNAQDTNGGGSNFLTGNTGSSRFLDLDPNNIAKIEVLKGLAAATLYGSQGKNGVILITTKAGSAVGGKKKTEITVNQSYFVNEFASLPDYQDEYGNGFDQAFGWFFSNWGPSFEESGLSGWGRQSSIDANGTLEHPYSSTAVRSTREAFPELQGTRYDWKPYNSVEEYFKPGSVSSTSVNINGASEDGNTTFNANFGYLDDESFIPGNGLTRANVSIGGRSKLSNRFTVSGAMNYSRTDYSSPPIAASEGNGTTGLSIFGNIYFTPRSVDLLGLPYQNPIDGSSVYYRNGNDIINPRWTANNAEYSQLTTRVFWNASVQYDINDNLNMTYRAGLDYYNERNEQYSNKGGVAFTSAIFGFLNTYDNNNTIWDHYLALNGNYDLSEKLGMTFNVGATTRSTTFDQSGVASTGQIVFDIQRHFNYANQSPIQYTEKRNIAGLLGQVTLDYDNMLFITGSTRTDWVSNLTTENNSQTYPSVSGSFLPTAAWPSIKSEKGLNFLKLRAGLGQSATFPTAYPTISVVQQNTQVYGEGGEVTTNQVAGFRANPDLKPEILSEFEVGFESKFFSNRVSLDFTYFDRTTKDLIVREPLSPSTGFTFTQSNVGKIEGDGIEIDLGVDWFRSDDRSGFNWNTRANFTKNQFTVTEQEQDIIIYAGSSTLSVGGNAAIKGEQLGVIVGDAIARDAEGNFLIDDGGDYVTTEVDANGNVPIIGNPNPDYIMNIINSFSYKNWNLGFQISHIKGGDVVSNTIGTLLGRGLITETLDRENTYILPGVSQSTGEVNNKQINNSTYYFNNILFGPTELKVYDASVLRLQELSLGYTFPAKSLERTPFGSLTITAQGFNLWFDAYNTPEGANFDPNIQGAGVGNSQGFDFINGPSSRRYGVSVKATF; the protein is encoded by the coding sequence ATGAGAACAAAACTAAATGGATTGTTAACGCTACTTTTAGCGTTAGTTGTGCATATTTCTTTTGCACAGCAAAAAACAGTTTCCGGTACGGTAACTGATCAGGGAGGGCTTCCTTTGCCCGGAGTTAACATTGTAGTTGAAGGTACCACTACTGGTACACAAACTGATTTTGATGGTAACTACTCTATTATGGCCGCACAAGGCGAAACATTATTGTTTACTTACATCGGTCAAAAAGCCGTAAGAAAATCGGTAGGTGCCGGTAGTACAGTAAGTGTACAAATGGAAGAAGACGCACAAGCACTTGAAGAGGTGGTTGTTACCGCTCAAGGTATTAAGCGTGAGAAAAAAGCTTTAGGTTTTGCAGTTTCCTCTGTAGGGGAAGAAGACTTGGAGTCTCGTTCTGAAGGTGATGTTGCGCGTGTATTATCAGGTAAAGCATCTGGTGTTCAGATTACTGCCGCTGGTGGTATGTCTGGTTCTGCAACTAACGTTGTAGTAAGGGGTTTAAGTTCCTTCAGTGGAAGTAACCAAGCTCTTTTTGTTGTTGATGGTGTACCTTTTAGTAGTGATACTAATGCACAAGATACAAATGGTGGTGGTTCTAACTTCTTAACTGGTAACACTGGTTCTTCAAGATTTTTAGATTTAGATCCAAACAACATAGCAAAAATTGAAGTACTTAAAGGTCTTGCTGCTGCAACACTTTATGGTTCTCAAGGTAAAAACGGTGTAATCCTTATTACTACTAAAGCAGGTTCTGCGGTTGGTGGTAAAAAGAAAACAGAAATTACTGTTAATCAATCTTACTTTGTTAATGAATTTGCTTCATTACCAGATTACCAAGATGAATATGGTAACGGTTTTGACCAAGCATTCGGTTGGTTCTTTAGTAACTGGGGACCTAGTTTCGAAGAAAGCGGACTTTCAGGTTGGGGAAGACAATCATCAATTGATGCGAACGGTACTTTAGAGCACCCATACAGTAGTACTGCAGTTAGATCTACTAGAGAAGCATTCCCTGAACTTCAAGGTACAAGATATGATTGGAAACCATACAACTCTGTTGAAGAATACTTCAAGCCAGGTTCAGTAAGTTCTACATCTGTTAACATTAACGGTGCTTCTGAAGATGGTAATACTACGTTCAACGCTAACTTTGGTTACTTAGATGATGAGTCTTTTATTCCTGGTAACGGCTTAACAAGAGCTAACGTTTCTATTGGTGGTAGATCTAAATTATCAAACAGATTTACAGTATCTGGAGCAATGAACTACTCTAGAACTGATTATAGTTCACCTCCAATTGCAGCAAGTGAAGGTAACGGTACAACTGGTCTTTCAATTTTTGGTAACATTTACTTTACACCAAGAAGTGTTGACTTATTAGGATTACCTTACCAAAACCCAATTGATGGTTCAAGTGTTTACTATAGAAATGGTAATGACATTATCAACCCTCGTTGGACTGCAAATAATGCAGAGTACTCTCAGTTAACAACTCGTGTTTTCTGGAATGCATCTGTACAATATGACATTAACGATAATCTTAACATGACCTATAGAGCAGGTTTAGATTATTACAATGAAAGAAACGAACAATACTCTAACAAGGGTGGTGTTGCATTTACAAGTGCAATTTTTGGTTTCTTAAACACATATGATAACAATAACACAATTTGGGATCACTACTTAGCTTTAAATGGTAATTATGATTTATCAGAAAAATTAGGTATGACTTTCAACGTTGGTGCAACTACAAGATCAACAACTTTTGATCAGTCTGGTGTTGCAAGTACAGGCCAGATTGTATTTGACATTCAAAGACACTTCAACTACGCTAACCAGTCTCCTATTCAGTATACTGAAAAAAGAAATATCGCAGGTTTGTTAGGTCAAGTTACTTTAGATTATGACAACATGTTATTCATAACAGGTTCTACTAGAACTGACTGGGTTTCTAACCTTACAACAGAGAATAATAGCCAAACATACCCAAGTGTAAGTGGATCTTTCTTACCTACTGCTGCTTGGCCTAGCATTAAGTCTGAAAAAGGACTTAATTTCTTAAAGCTTAGAGCTGGTTTAGGTCAGTCTGCAACTTTCCCAACTGCTTACCCTACAATTAGTGTGGTACAGCAAAATACTCAAGTATATGGTGAAGGTGGTGAAGTTACAACCAACCAAGTTGCTGGTTTTAGAGCAAATCCAGACTTAAAGCCAGAAATACTTTCTGAATTTGAAGTTGGTTTTGAATCTAAATTCTTTAGCAATAGAGTTTCTTTAGATTTCACATATTTCGATAGAACTACAAAAGATCTTATCGTTAGAGAACCCCTTTCTCCTTCAACTGGTTTTACTTTCACACAAAGTAATGTTGGTAAAATAGAAGGTGATGGTATTGAAATTGATTTAGGTGTTGATTGGTTTAGAAGTGATGATCGAAGTGGATTCAACTGGAACACAAGAGCAAACTTTACTAAGAACCAATTTACTGTAACAGAACAAGAGCAAGACATCATTATTTATGCTGGTAGTTCTACACTATCTGTAGGTGGTAACGCTGCTATAAAAGGTGAGCAATTAGGTGTAATAGTAGGTGATGCAATCGCAAGAGATGCCGAAGGTAATTTCTTAATTGATGATGGTGGTGATTATGTTACTACAGAAGTTGATGCTAATGGAAATGTGCCAATTATCGGTAATCCAAACCCTGATTATATCATGAACATCATCAACTCTTTTTCTTACAAGAATTGGAATTTAGGTTTTCAAATTAGTCATATTAAAGGTGGTGATGTAGTATCTAACACAATCGGTACCTTATTAGGTAGAGGTTTAATTACTGAAACTTTAGATAGAGAAAATACGTATATCTTACCTGGTGTTTCTCAAAGTACTGGTGAAGTAAACAATAAGCAGATTAACAACTCTACTTACTACTTCAACAATATCTTATTCGGCCCAACTGAGTTAAAGGTATATGATGCTTCTGTTCTTCGTTTACAAGAACTTTCTTTAGGGTACACATTCCCTGCTAAGTCTTTAGAAAGAACTCCTTTCGGATCACTTACAATAACTGCTCAAGGTTTCAACTTATGGTTTGATGCTTACAACACTCCAGAAGGTGCAAACTTTGATCCAAATATTCAAGGTGCTGGTGTTGGTAACTCTCAAGGTTTTGACTTTATCAATGGTCCAAGTTCTAGAAGATATGGTGTTAGTGTTAAAGCAACATTTTAA
- the rlmB gene encoding 23S rRNA (guanosine(2251)-2'-O)-methyltransferase RlmB: MQKTTQIYGLRAIIEAVNSNEEIDKVFLQKGLKGDLMKELEGLLRRNEINMVYVPIEKLNRLTKSNHQGAVANISPIAFHTLEDLVEKANAKEGPALFLLLDQLSDVRNFGAIIRTAECTGVDGIIVQKKGAAPVTADTIKTSAGAAYRVPIAKVDHLKDAVFYLQASDIKIVSATEKTDDSVYDVPFTDSIAIVMGAEDRGITPSILKASDYRAKLPLLGEIESLNVSVACAVFLYEAVRQRL, translated from the coding sequence ATGCAAAAAACCACTCAAATTTATGGCTTAAGAGCCATTATAGAAGCTGTCAATTCAAATGAAGAGATAGATAAGGTATTTCTACAAAAAGGTCTTAAAGGAGATCTTATGAAAGAATTGGAAGGTTTATTGCGTCGTAATGAGATCAATATGGTCTATGTGCCTATTGAAAAATTGAACAGGCTTACCAAAAGTAACCACCAAGGTGCTGTTGCAAACATCTCGCCTATTGCATTTCATACTCTTGAAGATTTGGTTGAGAAGGCAAATGCAAAAGAAGGTCCGGCTTTATTTTTATTACTGGATCAACTATCGGATGTTCGTAATTTCGGAGCTATCATCAGAACTGCTGAGTGTACTGGTGTCGATGGTATTATCGTTCAAAAGAAAGGTGCCGCCCCAGTAACTGCAGATACCATAAAAACTTCTGCCGGTGCTGCCTATAGAGTGCCAATTGCAAAAGTAGACCATTTAAAAGATGCCGTTTTCTACTTACAGGCATCTGATATTAAAATCGTATCGGCTACAGAGAAAACAGATGATTCTGTTTATGATGTTCCTTTTACCGATTCTATCGCTATTGTTATGGGTGCTGAAGATCGTGGTATTACACCTTCTATTTTAAAAGCTTCTGATTACAGGGCTAAGTTGCCATTACTTGGTGAAATAGAATCATTGAATGTTTCTGTTGCTTGTGCCGTGTTCTTATACGAAGCAGTACGTCAGCGTTTGTAA
- a CDS encoding SusD/RagB family nutrient-binding outer membrane lipoprotein has protein sequence MKKIIKYITVVFTAGVLLNSCETTDLDLRTSPNDLAADQADPNLLLNSIQLAYVANMYTINDIGSELTRIDYMLGRNYFNTYPGNTFDDIWERLYSSTDGNGDVFTSDVDLGIFPNVVNLQTIDAGTDTDYSFHIAVGQTLKAHMLLLLVDYLGKATLSESGNPTDFPAPLLDDGQDVYAGALALLTEAEALFAADPATQGAEDFFYGGDTENWIKLINTIRLKAAVTTGDTSTFNSIIAGGDYISANGEDFQWQYGTRELQPDTRHPDYQDDYTTSGANIYQNNWLMNYMLTKNDPRIRYYFYRQESATPGAAGEPADEELLACSLAIPPVHYDGFIYCSVPNGYWGRSHGNNEGTPPDGFQRTAVGVYPAGGRFDDSSFDVVGLGLGGGGGGIEPIILASYVDFWQAEMAGTAAAKATFLESAMTKSIAKVQGFGSLDSGADLSVAPSETDVTTYIDGIVVDYLAATGDDQTNILSEQYWIALYGGGVEAYNYYRRTGFPTTLAPNWELNPGSFPRSFLYPQTEVITNPNVSQKSDLSTQVFWDTNPAGPAFPSAN, from the coding sequence ATGAAAAAAATAATTAAATATATAACCGTTGTTTTTACCGCAGGAGTGCTATTAAACTCTTGTGAAACAACAGACCTAGATCTTAGGACTAGCCCTAACGATCTTGCTGCAGATCAAGCTGATCCAAATTTGCTTTTGAATTCAATTCAATTGGCATACGTAGCAAACATGTACACGATTAATGATATAGGTTCTGAGTTAACTAGAATCGATTATATGCTTGGTCGTAACTATTTTAATACTTACCCGGGTAATACTTTTGATGATATCTGGGAACGTCTTTACAGTAGTACAGATGGTAATGGAGATGTTTTTACCTCTGATGTAGATTTAGGTATTTTCCCTAATGTAGTTAACCTACAAACTATTGACGCTGGAACTGATACAGATTATTCTTTTCACATAGCAGTAGGTCAAACTTTAAAAGCGCACATGCTTTTATTATTAGTTGATTATCTTGGAAAAGCAACATTAAGTGAATCAGGTAACCCAACAGATTTTCCTGCACCATTATTGGATGATGGTCAAGATGTATATGCTGGAGCTTTAGCTTTATTAACTGAGGCAGAAGCGTTATTTGCTGCTGACCCTGCTACTCAAGGTGCTGAAGATTTTTTCTACGGTGGTGACACTGAAAACTGGATTAAATTGATCAATACCATAAGATTAAAAGCTGCTGTTACTACTGGTGACACAAGTACTTTTAACTCGATTATTGCAGGTGGAGACTATATTTCAGCTAATGGTGAAGATTTTCAATGGCAATATGGCACTAGAGAATTACAACCAGATACACGTCATCCAGATTATCAAGATGATTATACGACCAGTGGTGCAAACATTTACCAAAACAACTGGTTAATGAATTATATGTTGACGAAAAATGACCCTAGAATTAGATACTACTTTTACCGTCAAGAAAGTGCTACACCAGGTGCAGCAGGTGAACCTGCTGACGAAGAGTTACTTGCTTGTTCTTTAGCGATACCACCAGTTCATTATGATGGATTTATTTATTGTTCAGTACCAAACGGTTACTGGGGTAGATCTCATGGTAACAATGAAGGTACACCTCCAGATGGTTTCCAAAGAACTGCCGTTGGGGTTTATCCTGCAGGTGGTCGTTTTGATGATAGTAGTTTTGACGTTGTTGGTCTTGGCCTAGGTGGCGGAGGTGGTGGTATCGAACCAATCATCTTAGCTTCTTATGTAGATTTCTGGCAAGCTGAAATGGCTGGTACTGCTGCTGCTAAAGCAACTTTCTTAGAGTCAGCTATGACAAAGTCTATTGCTAAAGTTCAAGGTTTTGGTTCTTTAGATTCTGGCGCAGATTTATCAGTTGCACCTTCTGAAACTGATGTTACTACATACATTGATGGTATTGTGGTTGACTACTTAGCAGCTACAGGAGATGATCAAACAAATATCTTATCTGAACAATACTGGATCGCTCTTTATGGTGGCGGTGTTGAAGCTTATAACTATTACAGAAGAACAGGCTTCCCTACAACTTTAGCTCCTAACTGGGAACTAAACCCAGGTTCTTTTCCAAGATCATTTTTGTATCCTCAAACAGAGGTTATTACAAATCCAAATGTTTCGCAGAAATCTGATTTATCAACACAAGTATTTTGGGATACCAATCCAGCCGGACCAGCTTTCCCATCTGCTAACTAA